Proteins from a genomic interval of Undibacterium parvum:
- a CDS encoding SDR family oxidoreductase translates to MRIFKDRVAVITGAASGFGREFALIGARLGMKLVLADVQQDALDAVKAELEASGAEVLAMRCDVRHAEQVQALADACMQKYGAVHLVFNNAGVGSGGLIWENTQADWEWVLGVNLWGVIHGVRIFTNLMLECAKQDPEYEGHIVNTASMAGLLNAPTMGVYNVSKHAVVSLSESLYQDLDLAQAPIGASVLCPYFVPTGISQSHRNRPQDVAAGAVTASQRASQSMSDKAVSSGKVSAQEVAENTFKAIQEKQFYIFSHPSALGNVQERMEDIVQQRNPGDPYQAAPHIRDMLRAKMKAA, encoded by the coding sequence ATGCGTATTTTTAAAGACAGAGTCGCCGTGATTACCGGTGCTGCCAGTGGTTTTGGCCGTGAGTTCGCCCTCATAGGGGCGCGTTTAGGAATGAAGTTGGTGTTGGCTGATGTGCAGCAAGATGCCTTGGATGCAGTCAAAGCGGAATTGGAAGCGAGCGGCGCTGAGGTGCTGGCGATGCGTTGCGATGTGCGGCATGCCGAACAGGTGCAGGCACTAGCCGACGCTTGCATGCAAAAATACGGTGCGGTGCATCTGGTCTTTAATAATGCCGGCGTGGGTTCAGGTGGTTTGATTTGGGAAAACACTCAGGCCGATTGGGAATGGGTGTTAGGCGTAAATTTATGGGGTGTGATCCATGGCGTGCGCATCTTCACCAATCTGATGCTGGAGTGCGCCAAGCAGGACCCTGAGTATGAAGGGCATATCGTCAATACCGCTTCTATGGCTGGCTTGTTAAATGCGCCCACCATGGGAGTCTACAACGTCTCTAAACATGCGGTGGTGTCCTTATCGGAAAGCCTGTATCAAGATCTGGATCTGGCGCAGGCACCGATTGGCGCGTCGGTACTTTGCCCGTATTTTGTGCCAACCGGGATTAGCCAGTCGCACCGCAATCGTCCGCAAGACGTGGCCGCGGGCGCCGTCACTGCCAGCCAAAGGGCATCGCAGAGCATGTCGGATAAAGCGGTTTCTTCCGGCAAGGTCAGTGCCCAGGAAGTGGCTGAAAATACCTTTAAGGCGATACAGGAAAAGCAGTTCTATATCTTCTCGCATCCGTCTGCATTGGGCAATGTACAAGAACGCATGGAAGACATCGTGCAGCAGCGTAATCCCGGCGATCCGTATCAGGCCGCGCCGCATATCCGTGACATGTTGCGCGCCAAAATGAAGGCCGCCTAA
- a CDS encoding alpha/beta fold hydrolase, which yields MLITIDNQAAYCYTGGKAFNPELPTVVFIHGAQNDHSVWALQSRYFAHHGFSVLALDLPGHGRSKGAALSSVAAMATWLLAVLDAAGVSSAMLVGHSMGSLIALEACSQAPTRASKLALLACAYPMKVSDTLLNAARDEEQSAIDMVNIWSHSSIAHKPSCPGPGFSVMGSSQRLMQRISQINPEKVFFTDFSACNNYANGEQAALAVACPTLFLLARKDMMTPIKASSGLSKAITQSKISIIEDCGHSMMTEQADAVLSELLSFARG from the coding sequence ATGCTCATCACTATCGATAATCAGGCTGCGTATTGCTACACCGGTGGCAAAGCCTTCAATCCAGAATTGCCAACTGTGGTTTTTATTCATGGCGCGCAGAACGACCATTCGGTCTGGGCGCTGCAAAGCCGCTATTTTGCGCATCATGGTTTTTCTGTGTTGGCGCTAGACTTGCCAGGACACGGGCGCAGTAAAGGCGCCGCCTTAAGCAGTGTCGCTGCAATGGCAACCTGGTTGCTGGCGGTGTTGGATGCGGCTGGTGTTAGCAGCGCCATGTTGGTCGGGCATAGCATGGGTTCTTTGATCGCACTCGAAGCTTGCAGTCAGGCACCCACGCGTGCCAGCAAGCTAGCCTTGCTCGCTTGTGCCTACCCAATGAAAGTTTCCGATACGCTGTTAAATGCAGCGCGCGATGAAGAACAGAGCGCCATCGACATGGTGAATATCTGGTCGCATAGCTCAATTGCGCATAAACCCTCCTGCCCCGGTCCTGGTTTTTCTGTGATGGGCAGCAGCCAACGCCTGATGCAGCGGATTTCCCAGATCAATCCTGAAAAAGTTTTTTTCACTGATTTTAGCGCCTGCAATAATTACGCGAATGGCGAGCAAGCGGCGCTGGCGGTGGCCTGCCCTACCCTGTTTTTGCTGGCGCGCAAGGATATGATGACACCGATCAAGGCCAGTAGCGGCTTAAGCAAGGCGATCACGCAAAGTAAGATCAGCATCATCGAAGACTGTGGGCACTCCATGATGACTGAGCAAGCCGATGCGGTATTAAGTGAATTACTTAGCTTTGCCAGAGGCTAG
- a CDS encoding NADP-dependent oxidoreductase, giving the protein MSQTYQRIVLASRPQGEVVPENFRLETVSVPDLREGEVLIRNHFLSLDPYMRMRMEDAKSYAAPQAIGETMIGGTVGEVLASKNPQFAVGDQVVGMLGWSEMGVSDGVMLRKVSTSHIPLSAYLGAVGMPGMTAWYGLTQIMQPKPGETVVVSAASGAVGSVVGQLAKLRGCRTVGIAGGAEKCAYVVNELGFDACIDYKAGHLEADLAAATPDGIDALFENVGGEILDASLARMNPFGRISLCGMIAGYNGEALPIKNSRVLLTMRLTVRGFIVSEHLELWPEGLKELGMLVATGKLSFRESVAPDLASAPAAFIGLLKGKNFGKQLVKLI; this is encoded by the coding sequence ATGAGCCAAACTTATCAACGCATCGTCTTAGCGTCCCGCCCACAAGGCGAGGTCGTGCCTGAGAACTTCCGCCTCGAAACTGTGTCCGTCCCCGACTTGCGTGAGGGTGAAGTGCTGATACGCAATCACTTTCTGTCCTTAGACCCCTACATGCGCATGCGTATGGAAGACGCCAAGAGTTACGCCGCGCCTCAGGCCATCGGCGAGACCATGATAGGCGGTACGGTGGGCGAGGTGCTTGCCTCTAAAAATCCACAATTTGCAGTCGGTGATCAGGTGGTAGGCATGTTGGGCTGGTCAGAAATGGGCGTGTCGGATGGCGTCATGCTACGCAAAGTGTCGACCAGTCATATCCCGCTGTCGGCCTATCTGGGCGCCGTTGGCATGCCAGGCATGACGGCCTGGTATGGCCTGACCCAGATCATGCAGCCCAAACCTGGCGAAACCGTGGTGGTGTCGGCCGCCAGTGGCGCGGTTGGTAGCGTGGTCGGGCAATTGGCAAAATTGCGCGGTTGCCGCACAGTAGGTATCGCTGGCGGTGCGGAGAAATGCGCCTACGTTGTCAACGAGCTGGGCTTTGATGCCTGCATCGATTACAAGGCCGGACATTTAGAGGCTGATCTGGCTGCGGCAACACCCGACGGTATCGATGCCCTGTTCGAGAACGTTGGTGGCGAGATTCTCGATGCCAGTTTGGCGCGTATGAATCCTTTCGGCCGCATCTCTCTGTGCGGCATGATAGCCGGTTACAACGGCGAGGCTTTGCCGATCAAGAATTCTCGTGTGTTGCTAACCATGCGTCTGACGGTGCGTGGCTTTATCGTCTCAGAGCATCTCGAATTATGGCCAGAAGGTTTGAAAGAACTGGGCATGTTAGTAGCGACTGGCAAACTTAGTTTCCGCGAATCAGTTGCGCCCGATCTAGCTTCTGCGCCAGCCGCCTTTATCGGTCTGTTAAAAGGTAAAAACTTTGGCAAACAATTAGTTAAGTTGATTTAA
- a CDS encoding NAD(P)/FAD-dependent oxidoreductase: MQIAIVGAGIAGLTAARQLQSQGHHVTIYEKSSGVSGRMSTRQTEVGGFDHGAQYFTASSDRFKKEIADWSKVGWVVPWEGKLVKLDAAITTPADRSRKRYVPTPGMSSLGKQLAHGLDVRTEQQVMALEPFDKQWLLLIKSDMVAVPASAGPFDAVIIATPPEQAAPLLTGHSEFSKILNSIHMEPCWTLMLGFQNALNLNYDGAWIANSRLGWISRDTSKPDHRAGERWVCHATAAWSKKHLEEDPDRIKEKLSKAFHEATGSPIQAVHAVAHRWRYSEACQPLAQANLWDAKKGLGLCGDWFAVGLEGGGRVENAFLSGLALAKEVSA, from the coding sequence ATGCAAATAGCGATCGTTGGAGCTGGAATTGCGGGATTGACTGCTGCACGTCAACTACAATCGCAAGGACATCATGTCACCATTTACGAAAAAAGTAGTGGTGTCAGTGGACGTATGAGTACCCGTCAAACCGAAGTAGGTGGCTTTGATCATGGCGCCCAATATTTTACTGCTAGTTCAGATCGATTTAAAAAGGAGATTGCCGATTGGAGTAAGGTAGGTTGGGTGGTGCCATGGGAAGGCAAGCTAGTCAAGTTGGACGCTGCGATTACCACTCCCGCCGACCGCAGTAGAAAACGATATGTGCCTACGCCTGGCATGAGTTCGCTAGGCAAACAACTGGCACATGGTCTCGATGTACGTACTGAACAGCAGGTCATGGCGCTAGAGCCGTTCGATAAGCAATGGTTGTTATTGATAAAGTCTGACATGGTTGCAGTGCCAGCCTCGGCTGGGCCATTTGATGCGGTCATCATCGCTACTCCACCGGAGCAGGCCGCGCCGCTACTGACAGGACATAGCGAATTTTCCAAAATACTCAACTCCATACATATGGAGCCATGCTGGACCTTGATGCTAGGCTTTCAGAATGCCTTAAATCTCAACTACGATGGTGCCTGGATCGCCAATTCACGACTCGGCTGGATCTCACGCGACACCTCGAAACCGGATCATAGAGCTGGCGAACGCTGGGTGTGCCACGCGACCGCGGCCTGGAGTAAAAAACATCTGGAAGAAGATCCAGATAGGATAAAAGAAAAACTCTCGAAAGCCTTCCATGAAGCGACCGGCTCTCCCATACAGGCGGTGCATGCGGTGGCGCATAGGTGGCGTTATTCCGAGGCGTGCCAGCCTTTAGCGCAAGCAAATCTGTGGGATGCAAAAAAAGGTCTGGGCCTGTGTGGAGACTGGTTTGCGGTCGGTCTAGAGGGCGGCGGCCGTGTAGAAAATGCCTTCCTGAGTGGCTTGGCACTGGCCAAGGAAGTATCAGCCTAG
- a CDS encoding PaaI family thioesterase: MTANANTAADAAQSVNDTPPSLNPFLDALGVELLEMENGSAKLGLDLQAQHMNSWQITHGGVLMTMLDVVMAMAGRSLSAELKGVVTIEMKTSFLQPGGIVGGRIEARGKAFHQSTTMCFCEGEIWNGDKLVAKAMGTFKYLRRLKSGENMKKLYGSD, from the coding sequence ATGACGGCGAACGCAAACACAGCAGCCGACGCGGCCCAGTCAGTTAACGATACTCCCCCCAGCCTTAATCCCTTCCTCGATGCCTTGGGGGTGGAGTTACTGGAAATGGAAAATGGCAGCGCCAAGCTAGGCCTCGACCTGCAGGCGCAGCATATGAATAGCTGGCAAATCACCCATGGCGGCGTACTGATGACGATGCTCGATGTGGTGATGGCGATGGCCGGACGCTCCTTAAGTGCCGAACTCAAAGGTGTGGTCACGATAGAGATGAAAACCAGTTTTTTGCAGCCGGGTGGCATCGTCGGTGGCCGTATCGAAGCCAGAGGCAAGGCCTTTCATCAATCGACCACCATGTGCTTTTGCGAAGGCGAAATCTGGAATGGCGATAAATTGGTCGCCAAAGCCATGGGCACCTTCAAGTATTTACGCCGTTTAAAATCGGGTGAAAATATGAAAAAACTTTATGGCAGTGATTAA
- a CDS encoding alpha/beta fold hydrolase — protein sequence MDSDQQVEIRSGQYAALANGTRLHYASAGVPGRPLILFVHGFPEFWYEWAAQLSEFGQDYFAVAPDLRGFNLSDMPADVAAYKAKYIVDDLRLLIAHLGDQKAIIVAHDWGGAVCWNLAIALPELVEQLIIINAPHPYLFMQALAHDANQKAASEYMNWLRQEGSELALAQDDFALVEGFFKKQGEAGWFDAPTRALYHACWARGLHGGVNYYRASPLHPPTATAPGAAQLNLSAADFKVNVATRVIWGEADTALPKNLLDGLEEFVADLEIVRIPEGTHWIIHEQPSRINTLIRAFIEAEKPLAKDYASLP from the coding sequence ATGGATAGCGATCAGCAAGTAGAAATACGCAGTGGGCAGTATGCCGCGCTAGCTAACGGCACCCGGCTGCATTACGCCAGTGCCGGGGTGCCGGGTCGTCCTTTGATCTTGTTTGTGCATGGCTTCCCCGAGTTTTGGTATGAATGGGCGGCGCAATTGTCCGAGTTTGGGCAAGATTATTTTGCGGTGGCGCCAGACTTGCGCGGCTTTAATTTATCCGATATGCCAGCCGATGTGGCGGCCTATAAGGCGAAATACATAGTCGACGATCTAAGGCTGCTAATCGCGCATCTGGGCGACCAAAAGGCGATTATTGTGGCGCATGATTGGGGCGGTGCCGTGTGTTGGAATCTGGCGATTGCCCTACCAGAATTGGTCGAACAACTGATCATCATCAATGCCCCACATCCGTATTTATTTATGCAGGCCTTAGCGCACGATGCCAACCAAAAAGCCGCCAGTGAATACATGAATTGGCTACGTCAGGAAGGGTCTGAACTAGCGCTGGCGCAAGATGATTTTGCTTTAGTCGAAGGTTTTTTCAAGAAGCAGGGTGAGGCGGGCTGGTTTGATGCGCCTACCCGCGCTCTGTATCATGCCTGCTGGGCGCGCGGACTGCATGGCGGCGTCAATTATTACCGTGCGTCCCCTTTGCATCCGCCCACCGCCACTGCGCCAGGTGCTGCGCAACTGAACTTGTCGGCCGCTGATTTTAAAGTCAATGTGGCTACCCGCGTCATCTGGGGCGAGGCCGATACAGCGCTGCCAAAAAATTTATTAGATGGCTTGGAAGAGTTCGTCGCTGATCTGGAAATCGTACGTATCCCCGAGGGCACGCATTGGATCATCCATGAGCAGCCAAGCAGGATTAACACGCTGATCCGCGCTTTTATCGAGGCAGAGAAGCCGCTTGCCAAGGACTATGCTTCGCTGCCATAA
- a CDS encoding GNAT family N-acetyltransferase translates to MNEFNIILGDWNTLQKDAQAIRHEVFVLEQHIPADLEWDVMDALCLHAVAYDENKLVIGTGRLLPDGHIGRMAVKETARGSGVGAAILRLLMEQAKLRGQVAVQLNAQTTAESFYQRAGFASDGTQFEEAGIPHVHMTHNF, encoded by the coding sequence ATGAATGAATTCAATATTATCTTAGGTGACTGGAATACCCTGCAAAAAGACGCGCAGGCGATACGCCACGAAGTGTTTGTGCTAGAGCAGCATATTCCAGCCGATCTGGAGTGGGATGTGATGGACGCTCTGTGTTTGCACGCGGTCGCCTACGATGAGAATAAGTTAGTGATAGGCACCGGCCGATTGCTACCGGATGGGCACATAGGTCGCATGGCAGTCAAAGAAACGGCGCGCGGCAGCGGTGTTGGTGCAGCGATTTTGCGCTTGCTGATGGAGCAGGCAAAACTAAGAGGCCAGGTGGCAGTGCAACTCAATGCCCAAACCACGGCCGAAAGTTTTTATCAGCGCGCAGGCTTTGCCAGCGATGGGACCCAATTTGAAGAAGCGGGAATTCCGCACGTGCACATGACGCATAATTTTTAA
- a CDS encoding ABC transporter ATP-binding protein, whose product MTKTSIHPLKKLLSYANNYRLDFRLATLYSVLNKFFDILPEVLIGVAVDIVVNGDKSFMAKRILGGFGITDTWHQLILLGALNVLIWGGESWFEYLLSLKWRKLAQNLQHDLRLDTYSHVQKLEMAYFENQRTGNLMSVLSEDINQMERFLNGGANQIIQVLCSSIMVSAVFFSLQPSLAVISLLPVPFILFGAFWFQKRLAPRYAEVRVAAGDVSARLNNNLLGLATIKAFATEDLESAHIAQASQAYRNANERAIAISAAITPVIRMAILAGFTATLVYGGWLVLHAELAVGAYSVLVFLTQRLLWPLTSLADVADMYQRSMSSIDRVMTLLQTPIQISYAGEPVDSSKLKGELRFKDVSFSYGDRPTIEKLNLTIAAGASIAFVGATGSGKSTLVKLLLRFYHVGEGTILLDGRPIEALDLQDLRRSIGYVAQDSFLTDGSIAENIAYGMTDASEEAIAEAARAAEATEFINKLPLGFATKIGERGQKLSGGQRQRLALARAILKNPAILILDEATSAVDNETEAAIQRSLDVVSRGRTTVIIAHRLSTVRQADCIHLMEDGQIIESGTHEELLSLDAGYAALWRLQTGQRT is encoded by the coding sequence ATGACCAAGACCAGTATTCATCCACTTAAGAAATTACTTAGCTACGCCAACAATTACCGCCTAGATTTTCGTCTGGCGACTCTGTATTCGGTACTGAATAAATTTTTTGACATACTGCCTGAAGTGTTGATCGGCGTGGCGGTCGATATCGTGGTCAATGGCGATAAAAGTTTTATGGCGAAGCGAATACTGGGGGGCTTTGGAATTACCGACACCTGGCATCAACTGATTTTATTAGGTGCGCTAAATGTACTTATCTGGGGCGGTGAATCCTGGTTTGAATATTTGCTCTCACTGAAATGGCGTAAATTGGCACAAAACCTGCAGCATGACCTACGCCTTGATACCTATAGCCATGTGCAAAAATTGGAAATGGCCTATTTCGAAAATCAGCGCACTGGCAACCTGATGTCGGTGCTGAGCGAAGACATTAATCAGATGGAACGCTTCCTAAACGGTGGCGCCAATCAAATTATTCAAGTGCTGTGTTCTTCCATTATGGTCAGCGCAGTATTTTTCTCATTACAACCATCTCTAGCGGTGATTTCACTGTTGCCTGTACCGTTCATCTTGTTTGGTGCTTTTTGGTTTCAAAAACGCCTGGCACCACGCTATGCCGAGGTCAGAGTCGCTGCGGGTGACGTCAGTGCGCGTCTGAATAATAATTTACTCGGCTTAGCCACGATCAAGGCCTTTGCCACAGAGGATTTAGAGAGCGCGCACATTGCCCAGGCTAGCCAGGCTTACCGCAACGCGAACGAGCGCGCGATTGCCATCAGTGCCGCCATTACTCCGGTGATACGCATGGCAATTCTGGCCGGGTTCACTGCGACCCTGGTGTATGGCGGCTGGCTGGTGCTACATGCTGAATTAGCCGTCGGTGCCTATTCAGTTTTGGTGTTTCTGACGCAGCGCCTGCTTTGGCCCTTAACCAGTCTGGCCGATGTCGCAGACATGTATCAACGCTCCATGTCATCGATAGACCGAGTCATGACACTGCTGCAAACGCCAATTCAAATCAGTTATGCGGGCGAGCCTGTGGATAGTAGTAAGCTCAAAGGTGAATTGCGCTTTAAGGATGTGAGTTTTTCTTATGGCGACAGGCCAACCATTGAAAAACTTAATCTCACGATAGCCGCTGGTGCAAGCATCGCCTTCGTGGGGGCTACTGGTTCGGGGAAATCAACTTTAGTAAAACTCTTACTGCGTTTTTATCATGTGGGCGAAGGCACAATACTGCTCGATGGCCGACCTATTGAAGCGCTGGACTTACAGGATCTGCGACGTAGCATAGGCTATGTAGCACAAGACAGTTTCTTGACCGACGGCAGCATAGCTGAGAATATCGCCTATGGAATGACAGATGCAAGTGAAGAGGCGATCGCCGAAGCGGCACGCGCGGCCGAAGCGACAGAATTTATCAATAAACTGCCGCTAGGTTTCGCCACCAAGATAGGAGAACGTGGACAGAAACTCTCTGGCGGTCAGCGCCAACGTTTAGCCTTAGCTCGCGCCATCCTAAAAAACCCGGCAATCTTGATACTTGATGAGGCCACCAGCGCGGTTGATAATGAGACTGAAGCCGCAATACAACGCAGCCTCGATGTGGTTAGCCGTGGTCGCACCACCGTTATCATCGCGCATAGGCTGTCGACCGTGCGGCAGGCCGATTGCATACATTTAATGGAAGATGGTCAGATTATAGAAAGCGGCACGCATGAAGAATTACTGAGTTTGGACGCGGGCTATGCTGCCTTGTGGCGCTTGCAAACTGGTCAGAGAACTTGA
- a CDS encoding LysE family translocator, translating to MESMLLFTATEAALSLSPGPAVMMVVAYGIARGWRNSLFVTLGILTGNAIYFAISATGIGSVLLASPMLFNGLKYLGAAYLVYLGLSAIFGKPSAITLSAIDSQALSGRRIFLSALMLQVTNPKSLLTFVAILPQFIDPQAPVAMQLLILAACSIIPEFFILLGYGMLASKASHWATQPKYCQITERIAGTLVLMAGVLVAAV from the coding sequence ATGGAAAGCATGTTGTTGTTTACCGCGACCGAAGCAGCACTCTCTTTATCACCGGGGCCGGCAGTGATGATGGTGGTGGCGTATGGCATCGCACGCGGTTGGCGCAATTCGCTGTTTGTTACCCTGGGGATTCTAACTGGCAATGCGATTTACTTTGCCATCTCGGCCACAGGCATAGGCTCAGTGCTGCTGGCCTCGCCTATGCTATTTAATGGACTTAAATATCTGGGCGCGGCGTATCTGGTGTATCTGGGCTTGTCAGCTATCTTTGGCAAGCCTTCAGCCATCACCTTATCCGCGATTGATAGCCAGGCACTGAGCGGGCGGCGTATCTTTTTGAGTGCCTTGATGTTACAGGTGACCAATCCGAAGTCGCTGTTGACCTTCGTTGCGATCTTGCCGCAATTCATAGACCCACAAGCGCCGGTCGCGATGCAGTTATTGATATTAGCAGCCTGCTCAATTATTCCGGAATTTTTTATCTTACTAGGCTATGGCATGTTAGCTAGCAAAGCGAGTCACTGGGCGACTCAGCCGAAATACTGCCAGATCACCGAACGTATCGCTGGCACGCTGGTGTTGATGGCAGGCGTCTTGGTGGCTGCGGTTTAA
- a CDS encoding CBS domain-containing protein: MKVSEILQVKGNILFTITPDTLITEAASVMEEKDIGSLVVMEFGTLVGVLTFREVIRALDKQTGSLGNGTVRKFMDDHPLTVTPETEVNEVRRMMLEKHSRYLPVMDAKVLLGVISFYDVAKAVLEAQSFENKMLKAYIRDWPVEESEE; encoded by the coding sequence ATGAAGGTTTCAGAAATTCTCCAGGTAAAAGGTAATATCCTATTTACTATCACGCCAGACACTTTGATCACCGAAGCTGCCAGCGTCATGGAAGAAAAAGATATAGGTTCTCTGGTGGTGATGGAGTTCGGCACTCTGGTAGGGGTACTGACGTTTCGCGAAGTGATACGTGCCCTGGATAAACAAACAGGTTCATTAGGCAACGGTACGGTGCGCAAGTTTATGGATGACCATCCATTGACGGTGACGCCAGAAACTGAAGTGAATGAAGTAAGACGCATGATGCTGGAGAAACACTCGCGCTATCTGCCGGTGATGGATGCAAAAGTTTTACTCGGTGTGATTTCTTTCTATGATGTTGCAAAAGCTGTTCTGGAGGCGCAAAGCTTTGAGAACAAGATGTTGAAGGCCTATATTCGCGATTGGCCTGTTGAAGAAAGCGAAGAGTGA
- a CDS encoding O-acetylhomoserine aminocarboxypropyltransferase, translating into MSGPKYHGFDTLSLHAGAAPDPATGARATPIHFTSSFVFKDSDHAASLFNMERAGHVYSRISNPTNAVLEERIAALEGGVAGIAVASGQAALHLGLATIAGAGSHIVASRALYGGSQNLLAYTLKRFGIETTFVDPRDLDAWRQAIRPNTKVLFGETLGNPGLDVLNIPEVAAIAHENYLPLMLDATFTTPYLLRPFEHGADLICHSATKFLCGHGTAIGGLLVDGGTFDWQQAYEKTGRFSELCEPYDGFHGMVFAEESTVGAFSLRARREGLRDFGAAMSPHNAFAILQGIETLGLRMDRHVANTRKVVEFLVAHPAVASVAFPELESHPDCALAKTLLPKGCGAVFSFNIKGDCAAGQRFVEALKIFSHLANVGDAKSLVIHPASTTHFRVPSEQLAASGISEGTMRLSIGLEDIDDLLEDLARGLKAAMKGA; encoded by the coding sequence ATGAGCGGTCCAAAATACCACGGTTTCGATACCTTGTCGCTGCATGCGGGTGCTGCGCCCGATCCAGCAACTGGCGCGCGTGCCACACCTATCCACTTTACTTCCTCGTTTGTGTTTAAAGACTCAGATCACGCGGCCTCACTCTTTAATATGGAGCGTGCCGGTCATGTGTATTCGCGCATCTCGAACCCTACCAACGCCGTCCTGGAAGAGCGCATCGCAGCGCTTGAGGGCGGGGTCGCAGGGATCGCCGTGGCCAGTGGACAGGCCGCGCTACACTTAGGTCTTGCCACCATCGCTGGCGCCGGATCGCACATCGTTGCTTCACGCGCGCTGTACGGCGGTTCCCAAAATTTACTCGCCTACACCTTAAAGCGTTTTGGAATAGAAACGACTTTCGTCGACCCACGCGATCTGGATGCCTGGCGTCAGGCGATACGGCCAAATACCAAGGTGCTATTCGGTGAGACTTTGGGTAACCCGGGTTTGGATGTACTCAATATCCCTGAGGTGGCTGCGATCGCGCATGAGAATTACCTACCGTTGATGCTGGACGCCACTTTCACCACTCCGTATTTGCTGCGCCCTTTTGAGCACGGTGCGGATCTGATCTGCCATTCAGCGACCAAGTTTTTATGCGGCCATGGCACCGCTATTGGCGGCTTATTGGTGGATGGCGGTACTTTCGACTGGCAACAAGCTTACGAAAAGACCGGGCGCTTTAGCGAATTGTGCGAACCCTATGATGGATTCCACGGCATGGTGTTTGCTGAAGAATCGACTGTAGGAGCGTTCTCGCTCAGGGCGCGCCGTGAAGGTTTGCGCGACTTCGGTGCCGCCATGAGCCCGCACAATGCCTTCGCCATCTTGCAGGGAATCGAGACTCTAGGCCTACGCATGGATAGGCATGTCGCCAATACCCGTAAGGTCGTAGAATTTTTGGTGGCGCACCCGGCAGTCGCTTCGGTGGCTTTTCCTGAACTGGAAAGCCATCCGGATTGTGCACTCGCCAAGACCCTGCTACCGAAAGGTTGTGGCGCAGTATTTTCTTTCAACATCAAGGGCGACTGTGCTGCAGGTCAACGCTTTGTCGAGGCTCTCAAAATATTTTCTCATCTGGCCAATGTCGGCGACGCCAAGTCGCTGGTGATCCACCCTGCCTCAACCACCCACTTCCGGGTGCCGAGCGAGCAATTGGCCGCCTCTGGGATTAGCGAAGGCACCATGCGCCTGTCGATAGGCCTGGAAGATATCGATGACTTATTAGAAGACTTGGCGCGCGGCTTAAAAGCAGCCATGAAAGGAGCTTAA
- a CDS encoding SDR family oxidoreductase — MAIIARTTTQLFDLSGKTALITGGSRGLGLQMAEALGEQGASIVISARKNLDLEDALTHLRSRGIQASAIAADMGKEGAVKGLVDEALKRLEHIDILINNAGATWGAPAESHTVEAWDKVMNLNIRSIFMLSQEVGKRSMIPRKSGRIINIASIAGLSGNPPGSMQTIAYNTSKAAVINFTRTLAGEWGIYGITVNAIAPGFFPSKMTKGILEHLGEEKLAQQAPLQRIGDEEDLKGVTVLFASDAGKHITGQTLAVDGGVSAV, encoded by the coding sequence ATGGCAATCATAGCGCGTACGACCACACAATTATTTGACCTCAGCGGTAAAACAGCGCTCATCACGGGCGGCTCACGCGGTCTGGGTTTGCAGATGGCAGAAGCTCTAGGTGAGCAGGGCGCGAGCATCGTCATCTCGGCGCGCAAAAATTTAGATTTAGAGGATGCGCTGACGCATCTGAGAAGCCGTGGCATACAGGCCAGCGCAATTGCTGCCGACATGGGCAAAGAGGGCGCAGTCAAAGGGCTGGTCGATGAAGCCCTCAAGCGCCTGGAACATATCGATATTCTCATCAATAACGCCGGTGCAACCTGGGGAGCTCCAGCCGAATCGCATACGGTTGAAGCCTGGGATAAGGTGATGAACCTCAATATCCGCAGCATCTTCATGCTCTCGCAAGAAGTCGGCAAACGCAGCATGATCCCGCGCAAGAGCGGCCGCATCATCAATATTGCTTCGATTGCCGGGCTCTCTGGTAATCCACCGGGCAGCATGCAAACCATCGCCTACAACACTTCGAAAGCAGCGGTGATTAACTTCACGCGCACCCTGGCCGGTGAGTGGGGCATTTACGGCATCACAGTCAATGCGATCGCACCGGGCTTTTTCCCTTCCAAGATGACCAAGGGCATACTCGAACATCTGGGCGAAGAAAAACTGGCGCAACAGGCACCTTTGCAGCGTATCGGTGACGAAGAAGATTTAAAAGGCGTGACGGTCTTGTTTGCTTCTGATGCGGGTAAGCACATCACCGGGCAAACCTTGGCGGTAGACGGCGGCGTCTCGGCGGTGTGA